From a single Leopardus geoffroyi isolate Oge1 chromosome E1, O.geoffroyi_Oge1_pat1.0, whole genome shotgun sequence genomic region:
- the CDK5RAP3 gene encoding CDK5 regulatory subunit-associated protein 3 isoform X1, whose protein sequence is MGHWSVTPGLSSTRRSQTRFSGLPPGFGPPRPNILAPQGPSARAHRHPDQQAARLAGRQTTLQSEMAESGVDHPREDQCCHPGHARERGDCPAALWILHSLLPLPKDRGPSQRHRSLHKKYFWPVLFTANEVELSSLLVRNVNYEIPSLKKQIAKCQQLQQEYSRKEEEGQAGATEMREQFYHSCKQYGITGDNVRRELLALVKDLPSQLAEIGAGAQSLGEAIDLYQACVGFVCESPTEQVLPMLRFVQRRGNATVYEWRTGTEPSVVERPHLEEPPEPVEEDAIDWGDFGVEAASEGTDSGISAQAAEIDWGISLESDSKETGGDGIDWGDDAALQITVLEAGTQAPEGVAKGPDALTLLEYPETRNQFIDELMELETFLTQRAVEMSEEADILSVSQFQLAPAILQGQTTAKMVTMVSALQDLIGRLTSLRMQHLFMILASPRYVDRVTEFLQQKLKQSQLLALKKELMVQKQQEALQEQAALEPKLDLLLEKTKELQKLIEADISKRYSGRPVNLMGTYL, encoded by the exons ATGGGGCACTGGTCCGTCACCCCTGGACTGAGCTCAACCCGTCGGTCCCAGACCCGCTTCTCCGGCCTCCCTCCCGGGTTCGGCCCTCCCCGGCCCAACATTCTGGCCCCTCAAG GACCATCAGCACGTGCCCATCGACATCCAGACCAGCAAGCTGCTCG ACTGGCTGGTCGACAGACGACACTGCAATCTGAAATGGCAGAGTCTGGTGTTGACCATCCGAGAGAAGATCAATGCTGCCATCCAGGACATGCCAGAGAGCGAGGAGATTGCCCAGCTGCTCTCTGGATCCT ACATTCACTACTTCCACTGCCTAAGGATCGTGGACCTTCTCAAAGGCACCGAAGCctccacaaaaaatatttttggccgGTACTCTTCACAGCGAATGAAG TGGAACTCTCTAGCCTCCTGGTGCGGAATGTCAACTACGAGATCCCTTCGCTGAAGAAGCAGATCGCCAAATGCCAGCAGCTGCAGCAAGAATATAGTCgcaaggaggaggagggccaggctggggccaCCGAGATGCGAGAGCAGTTCTACCACTCATGCAAACAGTACGGCATCACG GGAGACAACGTCCGGAGAGAACTGCTGGCCCTGGTGAAGGACCTGCCGAGTCAGCTGGCTGAGATCGGGGCCGGGGCCCAGTCTCTGGGCGAAGCCATTGACCTCTACCAGGCCTGTGTGGGGTTTGTGTGTGAAAG CCCCACAGAGCAGGTGCTGCCGATGCTGCGATTCGTGCAGAGGCGGGGAAACGCCACGGTGTACGAATGGAGGACGGGGACCGAGCCCTCTGTGGTGGAGCGGCCGCACCTCGAGGAGCCTCCTGAGCCGGTGGAAGAAGACGCG aTTGACTGGGGTGACTTTGGGGTGGAGGCGGCTTCTGAAGGGACGGACTCTGGCATCTCTGCCCAGGCTGCCGAAATTGACTGGGGCATCTCCCTGGAATCGGACTCAAAG GAAACTGGAGGCGATGGGATAGACTGGGGAGACGATGCCGCTTTGCAGATCACAGTGCTAGAAGCTGGAACCCAGG CTCCAGAAGGTGTTGCTAAGGGCCCAGATGCCCTGACACTTCTTGAATACCCTGAGACCCGGAATCAGTTCATTGATGAGCTCATGGAG CTCGAGACCTTCTTGACCCAGAGAGCCGTGGAGATGAGTGAGGAGGCAGACATCTTGTCCGTGAGCCAGTTCCAGCTGGCTCCCGCCATCCTGCAGGGCCAGACCACAGCAAAGATGGTTACCATGGTGTCAGCGCTGCAGGATCTGATCGGCCGGCTCACCAGTCTTCGAATGCAACACCTGTTTATGATCCTGGCCTCACCAAG GTATGTGGACCGAGTGACTGAGTTTCTCCAGCAGAAGCTGAAGCAGTCCCAGcttctggctttgaagaaggAGCTGATGGTGCAGAAGCAGCAGGAAGCGCTTCAGGAGCAGGCGGCCCTGGAGCCCAAGTTGGATCTGCTGCTGGAGAAGACCAAGGAGCTGCAGAAGCTG ATTGAAGCTGACATTTCCAAGAGGTACAGTGGGCGCCCCGTGAACCTGATGGGAACCTATCTGTGA
- the CDK5RAP3 gene encoding CDK5 regulatory subunit-associated protein 3 isoform X2 → MQDHQHVPIDIQTSKLLDWLVDRRHCNLKWQSLVLTIREKINAAIQDMPESEEIAQLLSGSYIHYFHCLRIVDLLKGTEASTKNIFGRYSSQRMKDWQEIVALYEKDNIYLVELSSLLVRNVNYEIPSLKKQIAKCQQLQQEYSRKEEEGQAGATEMREQFYHSCKQYGITGDNVRRELLALVKDLPSQLAEIGAGAQSLGEAIDLYQACVGFVCESPTEQVLPMLRFVQRRGNATVYEWRTGTEPSVVERPHLEEPPEPVEEDAIDWGDFGVEAASEGTDSGISAQAAEIDWGISLESDSKETGGDGIDWGDDAALQITVLEAGTQAPEGVAKGPDALTLLEYPETRNQFIDELMELETFLTQRAVEMSEEADILSVSQFQLAPAILQGQTTAKMVTMVSALQDLIGRLTSLRMQHLFMILASPRYVDRVTEFLQQKLKQSQLLALKKELMVQKQQEALQEQAALEPKLDLLLEKTKELQKLIEADISKRYSGRPVNLMGTYL, encoded by the exons ATGCAG GACCATCAGCACGTGCCCATCGACATCCAGACCAGCAAGCTGCTCG ACTGGCTGGTCGACAGACGACACTGCAATCTGAAATGGCAGAGTCTGGTGTTGACCATCCGAGAGAAGATCAATGCTGCCATCCAGGACATGCCAGAGAGCGAGGAGATTGCCCAGCTGCTCTCTGGATCCT ACATTCACTACTTCCACTGCCTAAGGATCGTGGACCTTCTCAAAGGCACCGAAGCctccacaaaaaatatttttggccgGTACTCTTCACAGCGAATGAAG GATTGGCAGGAGATCGTAGCCCTGTATGAGAAGGACAACATCTATCTAG TGGAACTCTCTAGCCTCCTGGTGCGGAATGTCAACTACGAGATCCCTTCGCTGAAGAAGCAGATCGCCAAATGCCAGCAGCTGCAGCAAGAATATAGTCgcaaggaggaggagggccaggctggggccaCCGAGATGCGAGAGCAGTTCTACCACTCATGCAAACAGTACGGCATCACG GGAGACAACGTCCGGAGAGAACTGCTGGCCCTGGTGAAGGACCTGCCGAGTCAGCTGGCTGAGATCGGGGCCGGGGCCCAGTCTCTGGGCGAAGCCATTGACCTCTACCAGGCCTGTGTGGGGTTTGTGTGTGAAAG CCCCACAGAGCAGGTGCTGCCGATGCTGCGATTCGTGCAGAGGCGGGGAAACGCCACGGTGTACGAATGGAGGACGGGGACCGAGCCCTCTGTGGTGGAGCGGCCGCACCTCGAGGAGCCTCCTGAGCCGGTGGAAGAAGACGCG aTTGACTGGGGTGACTTTGGGGTGGAGGCGGCTTCTGAAGGGACGGACTCTGGCATCTCTGCCCAGGCTGCCGAAATTGACTGGGGCATCTCCCTGGAATCGGACTCAAAG GAAACTGGAGGCGATGGGATAGACTGGGGAGACGATGCCGCTTTGCAGATCACAGTGCTAGAAGCTGGAACCCAGG CTCCAGAAGGTGTTGCTAAGGGCCCAGATGCCCTGACACTTCTTGAATACCCTGAGACCCGGAATCAGTTCATTGATGAGCTCATGGAG CTCGAGACCTTCTTGACCCAGAGAGCCGTGGAGATGAGTGAGGAGGCAGACATCTTGTCCGTGAGCCAGTTCCAGCTGGCTCCCGCCATCCTGCAGGGCCAGACCACAGCAAAGATGGTTACCATGGTGTCAGCGCTGCAGGATCTGATCGGCCGGCTCACCAGTCTTCGAATGCAACACCTGTTTATGATCCTGGCCTCACCAAG GTATGTGGACCGAGTGACTGAGTTTCTCCAGCAGAAGCTGAAGCAGTCCCAGcttctggctttgaagaaggAGCTGATGGTGCAGAAGCAGCAGGAAGCGCTTCAGGAGCAGGCGGCCCTGGAGCCCAAGTTGGATCTGCTGCTGGAGAAGACCAAGGAGCTGCAGAAGCTG ATTGAAGCTGACATTTCCAAGAGGTACAGTGGGCGCCCCGTGAACCTGATGGGAACCTATCTGTGA
- the CDK5RAP3 gene encoding CDK5 regulatory subunit-associated protein 3 isoform X3 — MAESGVDHPREDQCCHPGHARERGDCPAALWILHSLLPLPKDRGPSQRHRSLHKKYFWPVLFTANEVELSSLLVRNVNYEIPSLKKQIAKCQQLQQEYSRKEEEGQAGATEMREQFYHSCKQYGITGDNVRRELLALVKDLPSQLAEIGAGAQSLGEAIDLYQACVGFVCESPTEQVLPMLRFVQRRGNATVYEWRTGTEPSVVERPHLEEPPEPVEEDAIDWGDFGVEAASEGTDSGISAQAAEIDWGISLESDSKETGGDGIDWGDDAALQITVLEAGTQAPEGVAKGPDALTLLEYPETRNQFIDELMELETFLTQRAVEMSEEADILSVSQFQLAPAILQGQTTAKMVTMVSALQDLIGRLTSLRMQHLFMILASPRYVDRVTEFLQQKLKQSQLLALKKELMVQKQQEALQEQAALEPKLDLLLEKTKELQKLIEADISKRYSGRPVNLMGTYL, encoded by the exons ATGGCAGAGTCTGGTGTTGACCATCCGAGAGAAGATCAATGCTGCCATCCAGGACATGCCAGAGAGCGAGGAGATTGCCCAGCTGCTCTCTGGATCCT ACATTCACTACTTCCACTGCCTAAGGATCGTGGACCTTCTCAAAGGCACCGAAGCctccacaaaaaatatttttggccgGTACTCTTCACAGCGAATGAAG TGGAACTCTCTAGCCTCCTGGTGCGGAATGTCAACTACGAGATCCCTTCGCTGAAGAAGCAGATCGCCAAATGCCAGCAGCTGCAGCAAGAATATAGTCgcaaggaggaggagggccaggctggggccaCCGAGATGCGAGAGCAGTTCTACCACTCATGCAAACAGTACGGCATCACG GGAGACAACGTCCGGAGAGAACTGCTGGCCCTGGTGAAGGACCTGCCGAGTCAGCTGGCTGAGATCGGGGCCGGGGCCCAGTCTCTGGGCGAAGCCATTGACCTCTACCAGGCCTGTGTGGGGTTTGTGTGTGAAAG CCCCACAGAGCAGGTGCTGCCGATGCTGCGATTCGTGCAGAGGCGGGGAAACGCCACGGTGTACGAATGGAGGACGGGGACCGAGCCCTCTGTGGTGGAGCGGCCGCACCTCGAGGAGCCTCCTGAGCCGGTGGAAGAAGACGCG aTTGACTGGGGTGACTTTGGGGTGGAGGCGGCTTCTGAAGGGACGGACTCTGGCATCTCTGCCCAGGCTGCCGAAATTGACTGGGGCATCTCCCTGGAATCGGACTCAAAG GAAACTGGAGGCGATGGGATAGACTGGGGAGACGATGCCGCTTTGCAGATCACAGTGCTAGAAGCTGGAACCCAGG CTCCAGAAGGTGTTGCTAAGGGCCCAGATGCCCTGACACTTCTTGAATACCCTGAGACCCGGAATCAGTTCATTGATGAGCTCATGGAG CTCGAGACCTTCTTGACCCAGAGAGCCGTGGAGATGAGTGAGGAGGCAGACATCTTGTCCGTGAGCCAGTTCCAGCTGGCTCCCGCCATCCTGCAGGGCCAGACCACAGCAAAGATGGTTACCATGGTGTCAGCGCTGCAGGATCTGATCGGCCGGCTCACCAGTCTTCGAATGCAACACCTGTTTATGATCCTGGCCTCACCAAG GTATGTGGACCGAGTGACTGAGTTTCTCCAGCAGAAGCTGAAGCAGTCCCAGcttctggctttgaagaaggAGCTGATGGTGCAGAAGCAGCAGGAAGCGCTTCAGGAGCAGGCGGCCCTGGAGCCCAAGTTGGATCTGCTGCTGGAGAAGACCAAGGAGCTGCAGAAGCTG ATTGAAGCTGACATTTCCAAGAGGTACAGTGGGCGCCCCGTGAACCTGATGGGAACCTATCTGTGA